DNA sequence from the Podospora pseudocomata strain CBS 415.72m chromosome 2 map unlocalized CBS415.72m_2.2, whole genome shotgun sequence genome:
AGAAGGCTGACAGCCAGCTGTTACGGGCGGTCTGCCTGCCTTGAAAGTTAGGCATTAATTAGAAAGCAGATCTTGGCTTAAGCGTCATGGCTGGGGCCCAAGCTTCAATGGTAGTGGGGTTGCCCCACATTCTTAACTTCTGCTCTGTTATCGGGCGCAAGACCCCTGTATTGGGCGCTGATAAGCACTGGCGGAACAGAAATTTGCTGCAGGCTGTTTCTCATTCAACTGGCAGCATCGACACAAACACCCAATAGAACTCACGACATCGCCAAACGGCCCCAATATTTCTTGCATTCGGAAACTCTTGGGTCTCGTTGAAAACAGCGCTACTCGGCTCAATTTGCACTTTTGCCGTTTCTGTGGGAACCCGCGCCCCTGTCCGTCCTACGTCGTCTGTCTCGGTCCAgggcttttttttcttcacctCGGTCGACACCTGTTtgcctgcttcttctttgctggcCAACATGTCCGCTCGTGTCCCGGCCTGGAAGCGATTGggcctcaagctcaagggaGCATCCGACGAGAGCCCTGTCCTGAGCTCAACCGGCCCCAATGCCAATTCCGCTTCGCAAGTAAACAGCAGCCCTGTGAGCGCGCTCAAGAGAAAGCAACCACTATATCAGTCGCCGGCCAACAGCTATAACAGCATTTCGTATGCGCAAACTCCCAACAAGAGGTTCCGAGCCGACGAACAAACTCCTGGATCACAAAGAAAATCTGTGTCCTTCACAGCGGACACCAAGAAGACATCCGTCGAAccagcaaagaagaaggcaaagaaaaagaaggccaagaagccagcGCAACCTGTTGCCAAACCCGAGACGAACCTTGAACCATCCCTCGATTACCTTCGCCAGTGGCACACTGCGCGCGACTCGTGGAAGTTCAACAAGAACCACCAGACATTGCTCATTAAGTATCTCTTTGACGGCGACAAGATCCCTTCAGCCGATATTCCAATTTTCTACCAATATATCAGCGACCTCAAGGGAGGCGTGCGGACGAGGTTACGAGAGACGGCggtggagatcaagaagaaagaTATGGAGCAGGGTGTCAGCGCTTTCCCTGCCGAcaccaaggacaaggccaCCAAGCAGACAGAGTACGAGGAGGTTATCTCGCGATTTCTTGAGGACCTGCAACAGCATCAAAAGCAACGTCAGTGTACTGGCACCAATGCCAATGGCAAGCGCCCATTAGAGGAGGTACAATATGTCATCAGAACCGTGGACCCTCTGGTCAAGCAGCGAGCGCTGAGGCGCATCCGCGCTGAGATCGTGGCCGTAGAATTAGCGTCGGACAGTGAGGAGAGCACCACAACATCGACAGCCGCTGCGTCAACTAtcacttcttcctcttcgtcatcgtcagGACAGGAGAACGCAGTCGCAGACAAGAGAACACGCAGTGACGATGATTCACAACAGCCTGCCAAGAAGCGCAGACTGAGAAAAGTACGCAATATCAGCGATGAtgagagcagcagctcgtCCGAGTCGGAAAGTGATAGctctgacgacgatgacgatgacgaagatgagAACATGGCGGATGCGCCGAATGGtaaggaggatgaggaaacgagtagcagcagctcgtcctcctccgagTCTTCATCAGAGGATGAgtctgatgatgaagaggaagcagaTGATGGGAGCGATTCTGACAGCAGCGAAAGTAGCGAGAGTAGTGAGAGTGATTCGGACTGAGCGTCTGTCTTGTTTAGAGGTTACTAGCCGGATGGGTCAAATTTTGTTACGATCTGGTCATCATGTACATCATAAATGTGCTTCACAGCATGGCGGACAGTTACTCAAGCTAATTCAGCACTCGGATATGGTAGATCAATGAGAGTTGAATTTCTAATGTCACAGGGTGTCTCATGTAACAGTAAAATAGAATACCACAAATAAAAAGAGAGTCGCTGCCACCCAATGATGTTTGCGCTGTACAGAGTTATCCTGTACTTGATGTTCAAGACGATGCCACCCGCCACTTCTACCTACTCCTCTTTCTCGGCCATGACAAGAAGATTGAAACAAATGTACGATGGTCCCGCAACGCCTTGCTACAAAAATCGAAAATCATAAAAGCAGAGAGCCTACCTAATGCTGCGCATAAATACCAAAATACCTCCCAATCCGCTCTAGCTCTGTCCTTGGGTCACGCCAACCCCTGATCACCAACCGATGTGCTCACATGATCCATAAATGCAGCCGCTCCCCTCTCTTGTATCCAAAGGAAGATAAACTCATAAACATCGTTGCCTTGACCAGCTCACATTGACTGGAAGCCagaacagaaaaagaaaaaaaatcatgcctcctccatcaGACTCCCCACCTCAAGAAGTCCAACACACTCTCCCCGATCCATAACAGCGACAATCGCATTATCCTCATACTGCCCATCCCCAAGCGCAACCCTCATCCCCAGCACCCACTCGGCCGCCTTTTCCACGCTCGAGTCGGCAGCAACAGGCACTAACTCCTTCTTGCTCGTCACCAGCCAccccttcagctcctccaacccgGTCACCAGATCCGCCGAATCCAGCTTCCTGATCCGCCTGGGGGAGATAACATCCCCGGTCTgcaacctcacccaccccgaAGGCGAGGCATAGCCCGCCCTGAGCACATCCGCACCCGTAGCGGTCTTTTCTGGGGGGGTATCCAGGAGCGGAATCATCTCCATTCGCACCGCCAGTTCCCTCGCGCTCTTTTCACTCAAGCTTGGCTTCCTCAGTGCAGCCCCGATCGCGCCGCCGGGGTGATTTTTGGCAAACACGCTCGCTACGCTGGGGTGTAGCTCCCTGCTGGCGACGATTGCGAGCGCATCCCCTACCGTCAGCGCCACCGtcgtggaggttgttggtgccgaCACGCCAAAGGACTTTGTCTCTGGCTCGTGGATCGGTGCGGGAAGAAGGATGGTATCGGGGCGGTGCTTGATCAGCTCGCATGTTTCCGGGCGGGTGTGAGACGTTAAGAGGATAAGAGGAAGTGACTTGtcgaggtgggggagaagcgTCAGGAGCTCGGGGGTTTTGCCGGAGAAGGTGATCAGCAAGAAGGTGTCGCGGGGGCCGATCTGGCCCAGATCGCCGTGGAGGGCCTCGGTGGGGTGGAGAAAAACGGCTTGGATGGCGAGCGAGTTGAAGGTTGCGACGAGCTTCTTGGCGATGTGCCCTGACTTGCCGACGCCTATTACTACTATCTTGCCGTCTGTCGCTCCTCGGCTGTGAgagtggtgttggtggtgggggtatTTGGGGTGGTTGCGGCGGGTGATGGCCTCAACGGCGCGGTTGAAGCCTTCGCGGGCGAGACGGTCGGTGGAGTAGAGCGCCGTCAGGTTCTGCAGGGCAGTGGTCTCGGTGGAGAGGACGTGGACGGCGTTGGAGAGACGCTCTTCGACTGCGAGCTTCTCGTCGGCGACGGCAATGGCCggctgggagagggagagggcctCGATCGGCATGCCATTGCAAAAgtcatcgtcctcggcgGGTGTGATGGGGGACGGAGGGGACAGTGGGGGGATGGTTGAGAAGGTCGGAGGCatctggcggaggaggtagaCCTCGCTGTTGTGGACGGGAGTGCGCCCGTGCTGGCGCTGTTCAACCATTTTGCCGCAGTGTTTCTTCTTCCGTCCTACAACGAGCGCACTTGCAaaactccctctcctgctAGACAATTCCTCCCTTCTTTTGCCTCTGTTTTTTTGTTCCCACTGTTTCAATTCCTTCTAGAACTGTTTTTCTTTCGAATCGGCGCGAGTCGCTCGTGGGCCACGACTCACCGA
Encoded proteins:
- a CDS encoding uncharacterized protein (EggNog:ENOG503P3BJ; BUSCO:EOG092644DY; COG:S); amino-acid sequence: MSARVPAWKRLGLKLKGASDESPVLSSTGPNANSASQVNSSPVSALKRKQPLYQSPANSYNSISYAQTPNKRFRADEQTPGSQRKSVSFTADTKKTSVEPAKKKAKKKKAKKPAQPVAKPETNLEPSLDYLRQWHTARDSWKFNKNHQTLLIKYLFDGDKIPSADIPIFYQYISDLKGGVRTRLRETAVEIKKKDMEQGVSAFPADTKDKATKQTEYEEVISRFLEDLQQHQKQRQCTGTNANGKRPLEEVQYVIRTVDPLVKQRALRRIRAEIVAVELASDSEESTTTSTAAASTITSSSSSSSGQENAVADKRTRSDDDSQQPAKKRRLRKVRNISDDESSSSSESESDSSDDDDDDEDENMADAPNGKEDEETSSSSSSSSESSSEDESDDEEEADDGSDSDSSESSESSESDSD
- a CDS encoding uncharacterized protein (COG:M; EggNog:ENOG503P193); protein product: MVEQRQHGRTPVHNSEVYLLRQMPPTFSTIPPLSPPSPITPAEDDDFCNGMPIEALSLSQPAIAVADEKLAVEERLSNAVHVLSTETTALQNLTALYSTDRLAREGFNRAVEAITRRNHPKYPHHQHHSHSRGATDGKIVVIGVGKSGHIAKKLVATFNSLAIQAVFLHPTEALHGDLGQIGPRDTFLLITFSGKTPELLTLLPHLDKSLPLILLTSHTRPETCELIKHRPDTILLPAPIHEPETKSFGVSAPTTSTTVALTVGDALAIVASRELHPSVASVFAKNHPGGAIGAALRKPSLSEKSARELAVRMEMIPLLDTPPEKTATGADVLRAGYASPSGWVRLQTGDVISPRRIRKLDSADLVTGLEELKGWLVTSKKELVPVAADSSVEKAAEWVLGMRVALGDGQYEDNAIVAVMDRGECVGLLEVGSLMEEA